In Desulfobacterales bacterium, a single window of DNA contains:
- a CDS encoding GAF domain-containing protein has translation MDKPTVNYESLIRITKALSMIRDPEEIILITVEGVKHALNVKGCTLFLFSPRSKELKLAGSYGLSEEYLDKGPVSALHSIASSLQDVQPVAIYDVTDDPRLQYPEEAKKEGIASILAVPIVIGERLIGSMRVYTAKPWEFTLNDVNFVQAVAQIVGMSLEMCRVTKGLKDSIDILKTMRDPRTYKSTRRTPYEGVPKSVSSDELAQTSS, from the coding sequence ATGGACAAGCCCACCGTAAACTATGAAAGCCTGATTCGCATCACCAAAGCCCTTTCCATGATTCGGGATCCGGAAGAGATCATCCTGATCACCGTCGAAGGTGTGAAACACGCCCTTAATGTCAAAGGCTGCACCCTGTTTCTCTTCAGCCCCAGAAGCAAAGAGCTCAAGCTGGCCGGCAGCTATGGATTGAGTGAAGAATATCTAGACAAGGGGCCGGTCAGTGCGCTGCATTCGATTGCATCATCTTTGCAGGATGTCCAACCGGTGGCCATTTATGACGTGACCGATGATCCCCGGCTTCAATATCCGGAAGAGGCGAAAAAAGAAGGCATCGCCTCAATCTTGGCGGTACCAATTGTCATCGGAGAACGGCTGATCGGGAGCATGCGGGTTTACACCGCCAAGCCCTGGGAATTTACCCTCAATGACGTTAATTTCGTCCAGGCCGTGGCACAGATTGTTGGTATGTCCCTGGAAATGTGCCGCGTGACCAAGGGCCTAAAAGACAGCATCGATATATTGAAAACCATGCGGGACCCGCGGACCTATAAGTCGACCCGGCGAACGCCTTACGAGGGGGTTCCTAAAAGCGTAAGCAGTGACGAATTGGCGCAGACCAGCAGCTAA